One window from the genome of Streptomyces sp. NBC_00287 encodes:
- a CDS encoding LLM class flavin-dependent oxidoreductase, producing the protein MSAIPLGVLDLVPIPSGATPAEALRNSIDLARRAERLGYARYWFAEHHLNPGVAGTSPAVVLALTASATSTIRLGSGAVQLGHRTALSTVEEFGLIDALHPGRLDLGLGRSGGRPPGQSTQPPRRSPSNGLLIPPRFNAEHLLGSPRIALQRKLLMLPNAESQDYAEQIDDILALLAGTYRSPDGIEAHAVPGEGADVEVWVLGSSGGQSAEVAGARGLRFAANYHVSPATVLEAVDGYRAFFQPSEFLDTPYVSVSADIVVAEDDATAHELAEGYGLWVSSIRTAEGAIEYPTLKEARAHDWTDADRALVQDRVDTQFVGSPARVADQLEQLQEATGADELLITTMTHEHADRVRSYRLLAEEWARR; encoded by the coding sequence GTGTCAGCCATCCCCCTCGGCGTCCTGGACCTGGTGCCGATCCCGTCCGGCGCCACCCCGGCCGAGGCCCTGCGCAACTCGATCGACCTCGCCCGGCGGGCCGAACGCCTCGGCTACGCCCGCTACTGGTTCGCCGAACACCATCTCAACCCCGGAGTGGCCGGTACGTCCCCCGCGGTCGTCCTCGCCCTGACGGCCTCCGCCACCTCCACCATCCGCCTCGGCTCCGGCGCCGTCCAACTCGGCCACCGCACCGCCCTGTCCACGGTCGAGGAGTTCGGCCTGATCGACGCGCTGCACCCCGGCCGCCTCGACCTGGGCCTCGGCCGCTCCGGCGGACGCCCACCGGGACAGTCGACGCAGCCCCCGCGCCGCTCCCCTTCGAACGGCCTGCTCATACCGCCCCGCTTCAACGCCGAGCACCTGCTCGGCTCCCCGAGGATCGCCCTCCAGCGCAAGCTCCTGATGCTGCCGAACGCCGAGTCCCAGGACTACGCCGAGCAGATCGACGACATACTGGCCCTGCTCGCGGGCACCTACCGCTCGCCGGACGGCATCGAGGCGCACGCGGTGCCGGGCGAGGGCGCGGACGTCGAGGTGTGGGTCCTGGGCAGCAGCGGCGGCCAGAGCGCCGAGGTCGCCGGCGCCCGGGGTCTGCGCTTCGCCGCGAACTACCACGTCAGCCCGGCCACCGTCCTCGAAGCCGTGGACGGCTACCGGGCCTTCTTCCAGCCGTCGGAGTTCCTCGACACTCCCTACGTGAGCGTCTCGGCGGACATCGTCGTCGCCGAGGACGACGCCACGGCCCACGAACTCGCCGAGGGCTACGGCCTGTGGGTAAGCAGCATCCGCACGGCCGAGGGTGCGATCGAGTACCCGACCCTCAAGGAGGCCCGCGCCCACGACTGGACCGACGCGGACCGGGCGCTCGTCCAGGACCGCGTCGACACCCAGTTCGTGGGCTCACCCGCCCGCGTCGCCGACCAGCTCGAACAGCTCCAGGAGGCCACCGGGGCCGACGAGTTGCTCATCACGACGATGACCCATGAACACGCGGACCGGGTGCGGTCCTACCGTCTGCTGGCGGAGGAGTGGGCACGGCGCTGA